The following are from one region of the Patagioenas fasciata isolate bPatFas1 chromosome 14, bPatFas1.hap1, whole genome shotgun sequence genome:
- the MRNIP gene encoding MRN complex-interacting protein isoform X2: MAQRFWVLRCCSCRRFQVQQAKRSGKWSCSVCGQRQAVQKIYGQGSGLDCRHHVQKLNLLQGKAEETIGQTYRCVEESVNARKNIAAQCEDSLVQQEGTAEVSRWSKYLDKDSEDQEDGQEEAERQWFCSQRNNTVEDQRKQQKSFRSSDAQEYAEEIGDFQLAYRAKKRKKCLVAVRAQDDGDASGVSVVPAVSESVVPEENTQTPIVCTKPSKWEKFLSYSDNYSEDAARVTLSPQEGSGRLGLHSTTAADAGMTSRCSGKVGRTLPQGTGFEFKKCVASTEQLVSELPGPMVPAISHSVEKNAFREPQSQLIRAGADVLETTAGRCCLDSPRRTNTLSNPKPSRVSYEPLFCTGEEFDDDL; this comes from the exons ATGGCGCAGCGGTTCTGGGTGCTGCGCTGCTGCTCCTGCCGCCGCTTCCAGGTGCAGCAG GCCAAGCGGAGCGGGAAGTGGAGCTGCAGCGTGTGCGGCCAGCGGCAAGCGGTGCAGaag atttatggCCAAGGGTCTGGCCTGGACTGTAGACACCATGTCCAGAAATTGAATTTACTGCAGGGCAAGGCAGAGGAAACGATTGGTCAGACATATCG GTGCGTAGAAGAATCTGTAAATGCCAGAAAAAATATAGCAGCCCAATGTGAGGACAGTTTGGTCCAGCAG GAGGGAACGGCAGAAGTCAGTCGCTGGAGTAAATACCTGGACAAAGACAGTGAAGATCAGGAAGATGGGCAGGAGGAGGCAGAAAGACAATGGTTCTGTTCCCAGAGGAACAACACTGTGGAAGACCAAAG GAAACAGCAGAAGAGCTTCCGCTCCAGCGATGCGCAGGAGTACGCAGAGGAAATTGGAGATTTCCAGCTTGCCTACCGAGCCAAAAAG CGCAAGAAATGTTTAGTAGCTGTGCGTGCTCAAGATGATGGAGACGCTTCTGGAGTCAGTGTGGTTCCTGCTGTCAGTGAGTCTGTAGTGCCTGAGGAGAATACACAAACCCCAATTGTTTGTACCAAACCCTCTAAGTGGGAAAAATTTCTCTCATACTCTGACAACTATAGTGAAGATGCTGCCAGGGTCACCTTGTCACCACAGGAGGGCAGTGGGAGGTTGGGGCTACACAGCACCACTGCAGCAGATGCTGGTATGACCAGTAGATGCTCAGGAAAGGTTGGAAGAACTCTACCTCAAGGTACAGGTTTTGAATTTAAAAAGTGTGTTGCTAGCACTGAGCAGCTCGTCTCAGAACTGCCTGGCCCCATGGTGCCTGCCATCAGTCACTCAGTTGAAAAGAACGCGTTCAGAGAACCTCAGAGCCAACTGATAAGGGCAGGAGCTGATGTCTTGGAGACCACTGCAGGAAGGTGCTGCTTGGACAGCCCCAGGAGGACGAACACCCTCAGTAACCCAAAGCCCAGTAGGGTTTCCTATGAACCCCTCTTCTGCACAGGTGAGGAGTTTGATGATGATCTCTGA
- the MRNIP gene encoding MRN complex-interacting protein isoform X1, with translation MAQRFWVLRCCSCRRFQVQQAKRSGKWSCSVCGQRQAVQKIYGQGSGLDCRHHVQKLNLLQGKAEETIGQTYRCVEESVNARKNIAAQCEDSLVQQEGTAEVSRWSKYLDKDSEDQEDGQEEAERQWFCSQRNNTVEDQRKQQKSFRSSDAQEYAEEIGDFQLAYRAKKVKTSERKKCLVAVRAQDDGDASGVSVVPAVSESVVPEENTQTPIVCTKPSKWEKFLSYSDNYSEDAARVTLSPQEGSGRLGLHSTTAADAGMTSRCSGKVGRTLPQGTGFEFKKCVASTEQLVSELPGPMVPAISHSVEKNAFREPQSQLIRAGADVLETTAGRCCLDSPRRTNTLSNPKPSRVSYEPLFCTGEEFDDDL, from the exons ATGGCGCAGCGGTTCTGGGTGCTGCGCTGCTGCTCCTGCCGCCGCTTCCAGGTGCAGCAG GCCAAGCGGAGCGGGAAGTGGAGCTGCAGCGTGTGCGGCCAGCGGCAAGCGGTGCAGaag atttatggCCAAGGGTCTGGCCTGGACTGTAGACACCATGTCCAGAAATTGAATTTACTGCAGGGCAAGGCAGAGGAAACGATTGGTCAGACATATCG GTGCGTAGAAGAATCTGTAAATGCCAGAAAAAATATAGCAGCCCAATGTGAGGACAGTTTGGTCCAGCAG GAGGGAACGGCAGAAGTCAGTCGCTGGAGTAAATACCTGGACAAAGACAGTGAAGATCAGGAAGATGGGCAGGAGGAGGCAGAAAGACAATGGTTCTGTTCCCAGAGGAACAACACTGTGGAAGACCAAAG GAAACAGCAGAAGAGCTTCCGCTCCAGCGATGCGCAGGAGTACGCAGAGGAAATTGGAGATTTCCAGCTTGCCTACCGAGCCAAAAAGGTTAAAACCTCTGAG CGCAAGAAATGTTTAGTAGCTGTGCGTGCTCAAGATGATGGAGACGCTTCTGGAGTCAGTGTGGTTCCTGCTGTCAGTGAGTCTGTAGTGCCTGAGGAGAATACACAAACCCCAATTGTTTGTACCAAACCCTCTAAGTGGGAAAAATTTCTCTCATACTCTGACAACTATAGTGAAGATGCTGCCAGGGTCACCTTGTCACCACAGGAGGGCAGTGGGAGGTTGGGGCTACACAGCACCACTGCAGCAGATGCTGGTATGACCAGTAGATGCTCAGGAAAGGTTGGAAGAACTCTACCTCAAGGTACAGGTTTTGAATTTAAAAAGTGTGTTGCTAGCACTGAGCAGCTCGTCTCAGAACTGCCTGGCCCCATGGTGCCTGCCATCAGTCACTCAGTTGAAAAGAACGCGTTCAGAGAACCTCAGAGCCAACTGATAAGGGCAGGAGCTGATGTCTTGGAGACCACTGCAGGAAGGTGCTGCTTGGACAGCCCCAGGAGGACGAACACCCTCAGTAACCCAAAGCCCAGTAGGGTTTCCTATGAACCCCTCTTCTGCACAGGTGAGGAGTTTGATGATGATCTCTGA
- the SQSTM1 gene encoding sequestosome-1, translating to MAALTVKAYLLGKEEAAREIRRFSLPPPARYQAIYDRVAELFQGLLRAGPPPAFRMHYKDEDGDLIAFSTDEELEMAMPYVQDGIFRVYIKEKKECRREHRSQCSQEPPRDMVHPNVICDGCDGAVVGARFKCTVCPDYDLCSTCEGKGIHKEHNMVMFQSPLLNPFEWLPRGRWLRKMRHGVPPFPWMHCWGYPGPAAPCPNSEQAQAGGAASSPPAAEEASTNSQPQDPNVTFLKNVGESVAAFLSPLGIEVDIDVEHGGQRSKVTPASPNQEKNSAEASSSTLNQNVQTRPDWNNTDSAPEVNTVTEQIQDMVIDPVPTQMEDGSFQSQEHSESSSSSGGDEDWTHLSSKEVDPSTGELQSLQMPETEGPSSLDVSQDPPQAGPTGLREAALYPHLPPEADPRLIESLSQMLSMGFSDEGGWLTRLLQTKNCDIGAALDAIQYSKQPPHL from the exons ATGGCGGCGCTGACGGTGAAAGCCTACCTGCTGGGCAAGGAGGAGGCGGCCCGCGAGATCCGCCGCTTCTCcctgccgccgcccgcccgctacCAGGCGATCTACGACCGCGTCGCCGAGCTCTTCCAGGGACTGCTGCGGGCCGGGCCGCCGCCCGCCTTCCGTATGCACTACAAGG ATGAAGACGGGGACCTGATTGCTTTTTCCACCGACGAGGAGCTAGAGATGGCGATGCCTTACGTGCAGGACGGCATCTTCCGTGTTTACATCAAAG AGAAAAAGGAGTGCAGGCGGGAACATCGTTCGCAGTGCAGCCAGGAGCCTCCCCGTGACATGGTGCACCCCAATGTCATCTGTGATGGCTGCGACGGAGCGGTGGTGGGTGCCAGGTTCAAGTGCACTGTCTGTCCAGACTATGACCTGTGCAGCACCTGCGAGGGTAAAGGTATCCACAAGGAGCACAACATGGTGATGTTTCAGAGTCCACTGCTAAATCCATTTGAG TGGCTTCCCCGAGGACGCTGGCTCCGTAAAATGCGGCATGGTGTTCCACCCTTCCCATGGATGCACTGCTGGGGATATCCTGGCCCTGCAGCTCCGTGCCCAAACTCTGAACAAGCCCAAGCTGGTGGTGCAGCCTCCAGTCCACCTGCTGCGGAAG AAGCTTCTACTAACAGCCAGCCTCAGGACCCCAATGTCACCTTCTTAAAGAACGTTGGGGAGAGTGTTGCAGCTTTTCTGAGCCCCCTGG GTATTGAAGTTGATATTGATGTGGAACATGGAGGACAGAGAAGCAAAGTGACGCCTGCTTCTCCCAATCAAGAGAAGAACAGTGCTGAGGCGAGCAGCAGTACTCTTAACCAAAATGTTCAGACCAGACCAGACTGGAATAATACAGATTCTGCTCCAGAAGTAAATACTGTTACAGAGCAGATACAAGACATGGTCATCGACCCTGTGCCCACACAAATGGAAGATGGCAGCTTCCAGTCCCAG GAACACAGTGAGTCCAGCAGTTCTTCAGGGGGTGATGAGGACTGGACCCACTTATCTTCCAAAGAAGTGGATCCTTCCACAGGTGAACTACAGTCTCTGCAAATGCCAGAGACAGAGGGTCCGAGCTCCCTGGATGTCTCTCAGGATCCTCCCCAAGCAGGACCCACAGGACTGCGAGAAGCTGCACTCTACCCACATCTCCCACCAG AAGCAGACCCTCGCCTCATTGAATCTCTGTCCCAGATGCTCTCCATGGGTTTCTCTGATGAGGGTGGATGGCTCACTCGACTCCTGCAGACAAAGAACTGCGACATCGGGGCAGCACTCGATGCCATCCAGTATTCCAAGCAGCCACCTCACTTGTAG